In one window of Branchiostoma floridae strain S238N-H82 chromosome 14, Bfl_VNyyK, whole genome shotgun sequence DNA:
- the LOC118431088 gene encoding prolyl 3-hydroxylase 1-like, giving the protein MPSYWLLLVCVVMSCRVPGSQPGIASFAPTLVAQHAEGASEEDLKEILGTPYFELYAKGKDAYLDEEWDRCVWYMEKAVMVYKHVAALKFRCRQWCFNQTVEPSFEGHSTLQMMRMFMKRAGCTDRCEQDTLRGMRWEGVNEIQDEMDARIPYDYMQLCYYKVRFVCTR; this is encoded by the exons ATGCCTTCCTACTGGttgttgttggtgtgtgtggTGATGTCGTGTCGGGTTCCTGGGTCCCAGCCCGGGATAGCCAGCTTCGCCCCCACCCTAGTGGCACAGCACGCCGAGGGGGCATCGGAAGAGGATCTGAAAGAGATTCTAGGGACGCCGTACTTCGAACTGTATGCAAAA GGAAAGGATGCGTACCTGGATGAGGAGTGGGATCGGTGTGTCTGGTACATGGAGAAGGCTGTCATGGTCTATAAACACGTGGCTGCCCTCAAGTTCCGCTGTCGCCAATGGTGCTTCAACCAAACTGTGGAGCCCAGCTTCGAGGGACACTCTACTCTTCAG ATGATGCGAATGTTCATGAAGAGAGCAGGGTGTACCGACAGGTGTGAACAGGACACGCTGCGCGGGATGCGATGGGAGGGCGTCAACGAGATTCAAGATGAGATGGACGCAAGGATTCCGTACGACTACATGCAGCTCTGTTATTACAAGGTAAGGTTTGTTTGTACGAGGTAG